In Roseomonas fluvialis, one genomic interval encodes:
- a CDS encoding HupE/UreJ family protein produces the protein MTIPWSRAFAPVLFLLAAGPAIAHAGAANGLGSGLAHPLLGLDHLIAMLAIGFWSSQVGLARAWLLPGTFLGGLVVGILLGLLITPPGGTELLVSGSVVLLGVAVGIGGPRRVELAFPLAAAIGLIHGFAHGAEIGDSVVLTIIGMLVGSALLLTIGYVGGRWLGKRDSLVQTGGAGVIAAGLVLFLMA, from the coding sequence ATGACGATTCCATGGTCGCGTGCCTTCGCGCCTGTGCTCTTCCTGCTCGCTGCCGGGCCGGCCATCGCGCATGCCGGAGCGGCGAACGGCCTGGGATCGGGATTGGCGCATCCTCTCCTCGGCCTGGACCACCTCATCGCGATGCTGGCAATCGGGTTCTGGTCGTCACAGGTGGGGTTGGCGCGCGCGTGGCTGCTGCCGGGCACATTCCTCGGAGGGCTGGTCGTGGGCATCCTTCTGGGCCTGCTGATCACCCCGCCGGGCGGGACCGAGTTGCTCGTCTCCGGCTCCGTGGTGCTGCTCGGCGTCGCCGTCGGGATCGGCGGGCCCCGGCGGGTGGAACTGGCGTTCCCTCTCGCAGCGGCGATCGGCCTGATCCACGGGTTTGCGCACGGCGCGGAGATCGGGGACAGCGTGGTCCTGACGATCATCGGCATGCTGGTCGGGTCCGCTTTGCTGCTGACGATCGGCTATGTGGGCGGTCGCTGGCTGGGCAAGCGGGACTCACTCGTTCAGACGGGCGGAGCCGGTGTCATTGCGGCCGGCCTCGTGCTGTTCCTCATGGCCTGA
- a CDS encoding lipoprotein-releasing ABC transporter permease subunit: MVAGRYLRARRGERAVSLIAGFSLAGIALGVGTLIVVLSVMGGFRQELLGRILGLNGHLGVVAAEGTLRDYDEIARRIRALPEVATAVPTLEGQVLLTTDAGASAGGLVRGIAPADLRARAIIADNIRAGSLDAFEGDDAIAIGTVLARRLDVSVGDRVTLVSPEGRVTVFGTVPRLRAYRVAAIFEVGMQDYDGGFVYQPLAAAQVFFRQPGQVSQIEVHLRDPAATYDAADGIRRVLQGRPIVILDWQRANSGFFQIVEVQRNVMFLILTLIILVAAFNIISSLIMLVKDKGRDIAILRTMGAGRAAVMRIFLLCGAAIGGVGTAVGLALGLLFAANIEAIRQALMRATGTTVFDPEIYFLTRIPAVVDPWEVAQVAGLGLALSLVATLFPSWRAARLDPVEALRSE; the protein is encoded by the coding sequence ATGGTGGCCGGACGCTACCTGCGTGCACGGCGCGGCGAGCGCGCCGTCTCCCTGATTGCGGGCTTTTCGCTGGCGGGCATCGCGCTCGGCGTTGGCACGCTGATCGTGGTGCTGTCGGTGATGGGCGGCTTCCGGCAGGAACTGCTGGGGCGCATCCTGGGGCTGAATGGGCATCTGGGCGTGGTGGCGGCGGAGGGCACGCTGCGCGACTACGACGAGATCGCGCGCCGCATCCGTGCGCTGCCGGAGGTCGCGACCGCCGTGCCGACGCTCGAGGGCCAGGTGCTGCTGACCACCGATGCCGGGGCCTCGGCCGGCGGCCTGGTGCGCGGCATCGCGCCGGCGGATCTGCGCGCGCGCGCCATCATCGCCGACAACATCCGTGCGGGCAGCCTGGATGCCTTCGAGGGTGACGATGCCATCGCCATCGGCACGGTGCTCGCGCGGCGGCTCGACGTGTCGGTGGGCGATCGCGTGACCTTGGTCTCGCCCGAGGGCCGCGTCACCGTCTTCGGCACCGTGCCGCGGCTGCGGGCCTATCGCGTGGCTGCGATCTTCGAAGTGGGCATGCAGGATTATGATGGCGGCTTCGTCTACCAGCCGCTGGCCGCGGCACAGGTTTTCTTCCGCCAGCCGGGCCAGGTCAGCCAGATCGAGGTGCACCTGCGCGACCCGGCGGCTACCTACGACGCGGCTGACGGCATCCGTCGCGTCCTGCAAGGGCGACCCATCGTCATCCTCGATTGGCAGCGGGCCAATTCAGGCTTCTTCCAGATCGTGGAAGTGCAGCGCAACGTGATGTTCCTGATCCTGACGCTGATCATCCTGGTCGCGGCCTTCAACATCATCTCCTCCCTGATCATGCTGGTGAAGGACAAGGGGCGGGACATCGCCATCCTGCGCACCATGGGGGCGGGCAGGGCGGCGGTGATGCGCATCTTCCTGCTGTGCGGGGCGGCGATCGGGGGCGTTGGCACCGCGGTCGGACTTGCGCTTGGCCTGCTGTTCGCCGCGAACATCGAGGCGATCCGCCAGGCGCTGATGCGCGCGACCGGCACCACGGTGTTCGATCCGGAGATCTACTTCCTCACGCGCATTCCCGCGGTGGTGGACCCGTGGGAAGTCGCGCAGGTGGCGGGCCTCGGCCTCGCGCTGTCGCTCGTTGCGACATTGTTCCCGTCCTGGCGCGCCGCGCGCCTCGATCCGGTGGAGGCGCTGCGAAGTGAATGA
- a CDS encoding ABC transporter ATP-binding protein has protein sequence MNDHPPLRLAGVERRYRTEAGELPVLRGADLTLSAGEIVALVAPSGTGKSTLLHLAGLLEKPDGGEVHVAGRAAGSLSDEARTAIRRTTIGFVYQFHHLLPEFTAEENIALPQMAAGVARGAAGARARELLAAFGLTGRESHRPGKLSGGEQQRVAIARALANRPRVLLADEPTGNLDVGTSDRVFAELLEQVRGHGVAALIATHNPELARRMDRIVTLRDGKVAPA, from the coding sequence GTGAATGACCATCCGCCGCTGCGCCTCGCGGGCGTGGAACGCCGCTACCGCACCGAGGCGGGCGAATTGCCCGTGCTGCGCGGCGCCGACCTGACGCTGTCCGCCGGAGAGATCGTGGCGCTGGTGGCGCCGTCGGGCACCGGCAAGTCCACGCTGCTGCACCTGGCCGGACTGCTGGAAAAGCCCGATGGCGGTGAGGTGCATGTCGCCGGCCGCGCCGCAGGGTCGCTGTCGGATGAGGCGCGCACCGCGATCCGCCGCACCACCATCGGCTTCGTCTACCAGTTCCACCACCTGCTGCCGGAATTCACGGCGGAGGAGAACATCGCCCTGCCGCAGATGGCGGCCGGCGTGGCGCGTGGCGCGGCGGGCGCGCGGGCGCGCGAACTGCTCGCCGCCTTCGGGCTGACCGGGCGCGAGAGCCACCGGCCGGGCAAGCTCTCGGGCGGGGAACAGCAGCGCGTGGCGATCGCCCGCGCTCTCGCGAACCGTCCGCGCGTGCTTCTGGCGGACGAACCCACCGGCAACCTCGATGTCGGCACATCGGACCGCGTCTTCGCGGAACTGCTGGAGCAGGTGCGCGGGCATGGCGTGGCGGCGCTGATCGCGACGCACAATCCGGAGTTGGCGCGGCGGATGGACCGCATCGTGACGTTGCGGGACGGCAAGGTGGCGCCGGCCTGA
- a CDS encoding DUF1467 family protein, producing the protein MTWFTGTVVFLLVWWTALFCILPIGTRPDPDGDIEAGGWRGAPVAPNLGWKLIGTTGLTVVIWAILYVVIESDWLSFRTGFLAMP; encoded by the coding sequence ATGACCTGGTTCACCGGCACCGTTGTCTTCCTGCTTGTGTGGTGGACGGCGCTGTTCTGCATCCTGCCGATCGGTACCCGCCCCGACCCGGACGGTGACATCGAGGCCGGCGGCTGGCGCGGCGCGCCGGTGGCGCCGAATCTAGGGTGGAAGCTGATCGGCACGACCGGCCTCACGGTGGTGATCTGGGCGATTCTGTATGTCGTGATCGAGAGCGACTGGCTCTCCTTCCGCACCGGCTTTTTGGCGATGCCGTGA
- the dnaE gene encoding DNA polymerase III subunit alpha produces the protein MSPSSSFIHLHVHSAYSLSEGAIKADKLASLAVDHGMPAVALTDSANMFGALEFAEACAKKGIQPIMGCRLFLARAETDPDRPDAARQNPDPLVALAMDAAGLDNLQRLSSHGFLRDDPSGKPAVTLDLLRDHAAGLFLLTGGTLGPVARLIGEGRREGAARILDVLREAFPGRLAVELHRHGLPQEPAIEAGLLSLAQQARLPIVAANDVYFAKPEMHEAHDALLCIAEGRTMAERERRRVTPEHWFKPAAAMRALFHDVPDACDNTLAIARMCAVMAESKKPELPVCPKVSPGMTEAETVRAMAKAGLERRLDALQPPPDEAARATYRDRLDYELSVIEKMGFSGYFLIVADFIQWAKAQVPPIPVGPGRGSGAGSVAAWSLLITDLDPLRFGLLFERFLNPERVSMPDFDIDFCQDRRDEVIRYVVNEYGADRVAQIITFGKLQAKAAVRDVGRVLGMPYGQVDKIASLIPFNPAKPVGLAEAIAGEPRLSEMRDGDEQVARLLDIAQQVEGLYRNASTHAAGVVIGRKPLIDIVPLYRDPRSDMLVTQYSMKYAEAASLVKFDFLGLKTLTVIERALGILKGQGIAIDIMAIPLDDPATYAMLAKGDAAGVFQFEGQGMRDCLRQMRASRFEDLVAAVALYRPGPMANIPAYCARKAGEPWAAPHPAIHHVLAETFGIMVYQEQVMQIAQDMAGYSLGAADLLRRAMGKKIRAEMEAQRKIFCDGAEARGIEAAKAAEIFDLMERFADYGFNKSHAAAYALVSYQTAWLKANHPVAFMAASMTLDVSNTDKLAGHMQECARLGIPILPPDINRSGAEFRVETTPEGKQAIRFALAAVKRVGEAAMRDLAAARDAAGPFQSLAELAARVDPKLLNKMQIENLARAGAFEPLEKNRARVMAGAETILRRAQANAEERGSGQIGLFGADAAQDEPLRLPDVPDWPLFERLAHEAEAVGFHLSAHPLDTYRKALQRLGVTPSAHIADRARGGSARLKLAGTVVNSKERTTKTGSRMAWVRLSDAQGSYEVTCFSEVLNRSRDLLAEGKAVLVTADARMEGEALRLTATDVEALEKAANGAGGGIRLWIEDIQAVDPIRDILAREGRGRGRVVLVPRIALGQEVEVALPQGWNVGPRVLQAMKVLPGVSAVEEI, from the coding sequence ATGAGCCCGTCTTCGTCCTTCATTCACCTGCACGTCCATTCCGCCTATTCGCTGAGCGAGGGCGCAATCAAGGCCGACAAGCTGGCCTCACTGGCCGTCGACCACGGCATGCCGGCGGTCGCGCTGACCGACAGCGCCAACATGTTCGGCGCCCTTGAATTCGCCGAGGCCTGCGCAAAGAAGGGCATCCAGCCCATCATGGGCTGCCGGCTGTTCCTGGCGCGCGCCGAGACCGACCCGGACCGTCCGGACGCCGCACGCCAGAACCCTGATCCGCTGGTGGCGCTGGCGATGGATGCGGCGGGGTTGGACAACCTCCAGCGGCTCTCGTCGCACGGCTTCCTGCGCGACGATCCGTCCGGCAAGCCGGCCGTCACGCTCGACCTGCTGCGCGACCATGCGGCGGGGCTGTTCCTGCTGACGGGCGGCACGCTCGGCCCGGTCGCGCGGCTGATCGGGGAGGGGCGGCGCGAGGGTGCCGCACGCATCCTGGACGTGCTGCGCGAGGCCTTTCCCGGTCGGCTGGCGGTCGAACTGCACCGCCACGGGCTGCCACAGGAACCGGCGATCGAGGCCGGGCTGTTGTCCCTGGCGCAGCAGGCCCGCCTGCCCATCGTTGCCGCCAACGACGTGTATTTCGCCAAGCCCGAGATGCACGAGGCACACGACGCGTTGCTGTGCATCGCCGAGGGCCGCACCATGGCCGAGCGCGAGCGCCGGCGCGTCACCCCCGAGCACTGGTTCAAGCCGGCGGCGGCGATGCGCGCGCTGTTCCACGACGTGCCGGATGCCTGCGACAATACGCTGGCGATCGCGCGCATGTGCGCGGTGATGGCGGAATCGAAGAAGCCGGAATTGCCGGTCTGCCCGAAGGTCTCGCCCGGCATGACCGAGGCCGAGACGGTGCGCGCCATGGCCAAGGCCGGGCTGGAGCGGCGCCTCGATGCACTGCAGCCGCCGCCGGACGAGGCCGCGCGCGCCACCTATCGCGACCGGCTCGACTACGAGTTGTCGGTCATCGAGAAGATGGGCTTCTCGGGCTACTTCCTGATCGTCGCGGACTTCATCCAATGGGCCAAGGCGCAAGTGCCACCCATTCCGGTCGGCCCCGGGCGCGGTTCGGGCGCGGGGTCGGTCGCGGCCTGGTCGCTGCTGATCACCGACCTCGACCCGCTGCGCTTCGGGCTGCTGTTCGAACGCTTCCTGAATCCCGAGCGGGTGTCGATGCCCGACTTCGACATCGACTTCTGCCAGGACCGGCGCGACGAGGTGATCCGCTACGTGGTCAACGAGTACGGTGCGGACCGCGTCGCGCAGATCATCACCTTCGGCAAGCTGCAGGCCAAGGCGGCGGTGCGCGACGTGGGGCGCGTGCTGGGCATGCCCTATGGCCAGGTGGACAAGATTGCATCCCTCATCCCGTTCAACCCTGCCAAGCCGGTCGGCCTGGCGGAGGCCATCGCCGGCGAGCCGCGGCTGTCGGAGATGCGCGACGGGGATGAGCAGGTGGCGCGCCTGCTCGATATCGCGCAGCAGGTGGAGGGGCTGTACCGCAATGCCTCCACCCATGCGGCAGGCGTGGTGATCGGGCGCAAGCCGCTGATCGACATCGTGCCGCTGTACCGCGACCCGCGGTCGGACATGCTGGTCACGCAGTACTCGATGAAATACGCGGAAGCGGCGAGCCTGGTGAAGTTCGACTTCCTCGGTCTCAAGACGCTCACGGTGATCGAACGTGCGCTCGGCATCCTGAAGGGGCAGGGGATCGCGATCGACATCATGGCGATCCCGCTCGACGACCCGGCCACCTACGCCATGCTGGCCAAGGGCGACGCGGCGGGGGTGTTCCAGTTCGAAGGGCAGGGGATGCGCGACTGCCTGCGACAGATGCGCGCCTCGCGCTTCGAGGATCTGGTCGCGGCGGTGGCGCTCTATCGCCCTGGGCCGATGGCGAACATCCCGGCCTATTGCGCGCGCAAGGCGGGTGAGCCCTGGGCGGCCCCGCACCCGGCGATCCACCATGTGCTGGCCGAGACCTTCGGCATCATGGTGTATCAGGAACAGGTCATGCAGATCGCGCAGGACATGGCCGGGTATTCCCTGGGTGCGGCCGACCTGCTGCGCCGCGCGATGGGCAAGAAGATCCGCGCGGAGATGGAAGCGCAACGAAAGATCTTCTGCGACGGCGCGGAAGCACGCGGCATCGAGGCTGCCAAGGCGGCCGAGATCTTCGACCTGATGGAGCGCTTCGCCGACTACGGCTTCAACAAGTCCCACGCGGCGGCCTATGCGCTGGTCAGCTACCAGACGGCCTGGCTGAAGGCGAACCACCCGGTGGCGTTCATGGCGGCGTCGATGACGCTGGACGTGTCGAACACCGACAAACTCGCCGGCCACATGCAGGAATGCGCGCGGCTGGGCATCCCGATCCTGCCGCCGGATATCAACCGATCAGGCGCGGAGTTCCGGGTCGAAACCACGCCCGAGGGCAAGCAGGCGATCCGCTTCGCGCTGGCCGCGGTGAAGCGCGTGGGCGAGGCGGCGATGCGCGACCTAGCCGCGGCGCGCGATGCCGCGGGCCCGTTCCAGTCGCTGGCCGAACTGGCCGCGCGGGTCGACCCGAAGCTGCTGAACAAGATGCAGATCGAGAACCTGGCCCGCGCCGGCGCCTTCGAGCCGCTGGAGAAGAACCGCGCCCGGGTGATGGCCGGCGCCGAGACCATTCTGCGCCGGGCGCAGGCCAATGCCGAGGAACGCGGGTCCGGCCAGATCGGCCTGTTCGGCGCGGACGCCGCGCAGGACGAACCGCTGCGCCTGCCAGACGTTCCGGATTGGCCGCTGTTCGAACGCCTGGCGCATGAAGCGGAGGCCGTCGGCTTCCATCTCTCGGCGCATCCGCTGGATACCTATCGGAAGGCGCTGCAGCGCCTGGGGGTGACGCCCTCGGCGCATATCGCCGACCGGGCGCGCGGCGGCTCGGCCCGGCTGAAGCTGGCCGGGACCGTGGTGAATTCCAAGGAACGCACCACCAAGACCGGCAGCCGCATGGCCTGGGTGCGCCTGTCCGATGCCCAGGGCTCCTACGAGGTGACTTGCTTCTCGGAGGTGCTGAACCGGTCGCGCGACCTGCTCGCCGAGGGCAAGGCCGTGCTGGTCACGGCCGATGCGCGGATGGAGGGCGAGGCGCTGCGCCTGACCGCGACCGATGTCGAGGCGCTGGAGAAGGCTGCCAATGGCGCCGGCGGCGGCATCCGCCTCTGGATCGAGGATATCCAGGCGGTGGACCCGATCCGCGACATCCTGGCGCGGGAAGGCCGTGGCCGCGGGCGCGTGGTGCTGGTGCCGCGGATCGCGCTGGGCCAGGAGGTCGAGGTGGCGCTGCCGCAAGGGTGGAATGTCGGGCCGCGAGTGCTGCAGGCGATGAAGGTGCTGCCGGGGGTTTCGGCGGTGGAGGAGATCTAG
- a CDS encoding amidase family protein: MSDLATLPATEQARLIRTRRASPVEVVRAVLDRIAAWEPRLNAFAVLDAERALEAARAAEAAAMGDDELGPLHGVPVTVKDITAVAGLPTRRGSRLTDPTPMGHDSPVVARLKGAGGIILGKTTATEYGWTAVSSSPLTGHTHNPWKHGVTAGGSSSGAAALAGAGCGALHLGTDGAGSIRLPAHFCGAVGHKPTFGLVPYAPVTNNQSLSHAGPITRTVADAALILEVMSGLHPSDHTTLPGGFRAGDVGPADLRGLRIAYSPDLGHARVDPDVAAAVRAAVAAFAEAGARVEEVSPPWGPKGPGLERDLWGVAMLPFAEEDPARRAQQDPGLAACLAEYGTMTLAQAIAAQGKRIAYAAEIGDWFASGWDLLVTPAASVTAFEVGRQRPAHWPDHVWDWLVWAEFSYPFDLSHGAAVSVPCGRDGQGLPIGLQIAGPRCADALVLRAAAAFLAARPFAPGFASLD; this comes from the coding sequence ATGAGCGACCTCGCCACCTTGCCGGCGACCGAACAGGCCCGGCTGATCCGCACGCGGCGCGCTTCGCCGGTCGAGGTGGTGCGGGCCGTGCTCGACCGCATCGCGGCCTGGGAACCGCGGCTGAATGCCTTCGCTGTGCTGGATGCCGAGCGCGCCCTGGAGGCCGCGCGTGCGGCCGAGGCAGCGGCGATGGGCGATGACGAACTCGGCCCGCTGCACGGCGTGCCGGTCACGGTCAAGGACATCACGGCGGTCGCGGGACTGCCGACCCGGCGCGGATCGCGGCTGACCGACCCGACGCCGATGGGCCATGATTCGCCGGTGGTGGCGCGGCTGAAGGGCGCCGGGGGGATCATCCTCGGCAAGACGACGGCCACCGAATACGGCTGGACGGCGGTCAGCAGCAGCCCCTTGACCGGGCATACGCATAACCCGTGGAAGCATGGGGTTACGGCCGGTGGCTCGTCGTCCGGCGCGGCGGCTCTGGCCGGGGCCGGCTGCGGGGCGCTGCACCTGGGCACGGATGGCGCGGGGTCGATCCGGCTGCCAGCGCATTTCTGTGGCGCGGTGGGGCACAAGCCGACCTTCGGCTTGGTGCCCTATGCGCCGGTGACGAACAACCAGTCGCTCTCCCATGCGGGGCCAATCACCCGCACGGTGGCGGACGCAGCGCTGATATTGGAAGTAATGTCCGGGCTACATCCTTCTGATCATACGACATTACCGGGCGGATTCCGGGCCGGAGATGTCGGCCCGGCCGATCTGCGCGGGCTGCGCATCGCCTATAGTCCGGACCTGGGCCATGCGCGCGTCGACCCGGACGTCGCCGCCGCCGTGCGCGCCGCCGTTGCAGCCTTCGCGGAGGCCGGTGCGCGGGTTGAGGAGGTCTCGCCGCCCTGGGGCCCGAAGGGGCCGGGGTTGGAACGCGACCTCTGGGGCGTGGCGATGCTGCCCTTTGCGGAGGAAGACCCGGCCCGCCGCGCGCAGCAGGACCCGGGGCTGGCGGCCTGCCTGGCGGAATACGGCACCATGACCCTGGCCCAGGCGATCGCCGCCCAGGGCAAGCGGATCGCCTACGCGGCCGAGATCGGCGACTGGTTTGCCTCCGGCTGGGACCTGCTGGTGACGCCGGCGGCCTCGGTCACGGCCTTCGAGGTCGGGCGGCAGCGCCCGGCGCATTGGCCCGACCATGTCTGGGACTGGCTGGTCTGGGCGGAGTTCTCGTATCCCTTCGACCTGTCGCATGGCGCGGCGGTCTCGGTGCCGTGTGGCCGGGACGGGCAGGGACTGCCGATCGGGCTGCAGATCGCTGGGCCACGCTGCGCGGATGCGCTGGTGTTGCGCGCGGCGGCGGCCTTCCTGGCGGCGCGTCCGTTTGCACCCGGGTTCGCATCGCTCGACTGA
- a CDS encoding lipoprotein-releasing ABC transporter permease subunit: protein MFNAFERAVAFRYLRARKGERLVSITAIFSLVGITLGVATLIIVTSVMNGFRADLMNRIIGLNGHLTVQPERGRALPGAEAIAARLAALPGVAQAAPAVEGQVLLSGPGGTAAAAQLRGLPPEALRGRSVIQRGLRQGDLASFGEEDSVVIGARLAQRMRLQPGDTLTLVLPQARGGDFTEAPRQRAMRVVATFDVGMPEVDGRTIFVPIDTARSLFNLNEDASQVEVLVADPSRVAGLTAEIRAMLPGLRVTDWQRANSSIYAAVVVERNVMFLILTLIVVVAAFNIISSLTMLVKDKGRDIAILRTMGASRGAVLRIFILCGATIGCGGTLLGFGLGLGIAANFPALKALLLQIETSVALPAELRFLMSLPSVVDAREVAFIVAMGFALSLLATLWPSWRAARIDPAEALRG from the coding sequence ATGTTCAATGCCTTCGAACGCGCCGTTGCCTTCCGCTACCTGCGCGCGCGCAAGGGCGAGCGGCTGGTCTCGATCACCGCGATCTTCTCGCTGGTGGGCATCACGCTCGGCGTGGCCACGCTGATCATCGTGACCAGCGTGATGAACGGCTTCCGTGCCGACCTGATGAACCGGATCATCGGGCTGAACGGGCACCTGACGGTTCAGCCGGAGCGCGGCCGCGCGCTGCCGGGGGCGGAGGCGATAGCGGCGCGGCTGGCCGCACTGCCCGGCGTCGCGCAGGCCGCGCCGGCGGTGGAGGGCCAGGTGCTGCTCTCGGGCCCCGGCGGCACCGCGGCCGCCGCACAGTTGCGCGGCCTGCCGCCCGAGGCGCTGCGCGGGCGCTCCGTCATCCAGCGCGGGCTGCGCCAGGGCGACCTGGCATCCTTCGGCGAGGAGGACAGCGTGGTGATCGGCGCGCGGCTTGCGCAGCGGATGCGCCTGCAGCCTGGCGATACGCTCACGCTCGTGTTGCCCCAGGCGCGCGGCGGCGATTTCACCGAGGCGCCGCGCCAGCGCGCCATGCGCGTGGTCGCGACCTTCGATGTCGGCATGCCGGAAGTCGATGGCCGCACGATCTTCGTGCCGATCGACACCGCGCGGTCGCTGTTCAACCTGAACGAGGACGCCAGCCAGGTCGAAGTGCTGGTGGCGGACCCGTCGCGCGTTGCGGGCCTCACCGCCGAAATCCGGGCGATGCTGCCCGGCCTTCGCGTGACCGACTGGCAGCGCGCCAACAGCAGCATCTATGCCGCGGTGGTGGTGGAACGGAACGTGATGTTCCTGATCCTGACGCTGATTGTGGTGGTGGCCGCGTTCAACATCATCTCCTCGCTCACCATGCTGGTGAAGGATAAGGGGCGCGACATTGCCATCCTGCGCACCATGGGCGCGTCACGCGGCGCGGTGCTGCGCATCTTCATCCTGTGCGGTGCGACGATCGGCTGTGGCGGCACGCTGCTGGGCTTTGGGCTGGGCCTGGGCATCGCCGCCAACTTTCCCGCGCTCAAGGCGCTGCTGCTGCAGATCGAGACTTCCGTCGCGCTGCCGGCGGAACTTCGCTTCCTGATGTCCTTGCCATCGGTGGTGGATGCGCGGGAGGTGGCGTTCATCGTGGCGATGGGCTTCGCGCTGTCGTTGCTGGCCACGCTTTGGCCGTCATGGCGCGCCGCGCGGATCGACCCGGCGGAGGCGCTGCGTGGCTGA
- the proS gene encoding proline--tRNA ligase, with amino-acid sequence MRLSRAFLPTLKETPAEAQIASHRLMLRAGLVRQTSAGIYAWLPAGLRVLRRVEQIVREEQDRAGAQEILMPTIQSAELWRESGRYDDYGKEMLRITDRHEREMLFGPTNEEMVTDIFKSYAKSYRDLPRNLYHIQWKFRDEVRPRFGVMRGREFLMKDAYSFDATPEGARHSYRQMFLAYLRTFQRMGLTAVPMRADTGPIGGDLSHEFIILAETGESGVFYDATYETTDWAGTDVATNDVAGLEAFFNGVTSSYAATDEMHDAAAWAAVPEARRREGRGIEVGHIFYFGTKYSAAMGLSLAGPEGTTIIPEMGSYGIGVSRLVGALIEANHDEAGIKWPDAVAPWAAAVLNLRQGDAATDAMCEDLYARLGDAAVYDDRGSRAGEKFADADLMGFPWQAIIGPRGAAAGRVELKRRASGERAEVSLEDAVARILG; translated from the coding sequence GTGCGCCTTTCCCGCGCCTTCCTGCCGACGTTGAAAGAAACCCCCGCCGAGGCGCAGATCGCCTCCCACCGGCTGATGCTGCGCGCCGGGCTGGTGCGGCAGACCTCGGCCGGCATCTATGCCTGGCTGCCGGCGGGGCTGCGCGTGCTGCGGCGTGTCGAGCAGATCGTGCGGGAGGAACAGGACCGCGCCGGCGCGCAGGAGATCCTGATGCCGACCATCCAGTCGGCCGAGCTGTGGCGCGAATCCGGCCGCTACGACGACTACGGCAAGGAAATGCTGCGCATCACCGACCGGCACGAGCGCGAGATGCTGTTCGGCCCGACCAACGAGGAAATGGTCACCGACATCTTCAAGAGCTACGCGAAGTCGTACCGCGACCTGCCGCGCAACCTGTACCACATCCAGTGGAAGTTCCGTGACGAGGTGCGCCCGCGCTTCGGCGTCATGCGCGGCCGCGAATTCCTGATGAAGGATGCCTATTCCTTCGACGCCACGCCCGAGGGTGCCCGCCATTCCTACCGCCAGATGTTCCTGGCTTACCTGCGGACCTTCCAGCGCATGGGCCTGACCGCCGTGCCGATGCGCGCCGACACGGGGCCGATCGGCGGCGACCTCAGCCACGAATTCATCATCCTGGCCGAGACCGGCGAGAGCGGCGTCTTCTACGACGCAACCTACGAGACGACCGACTGGGCGGGGACGGATGTCGCGACCAACGACGTCGCGGGGCTCGAGGCGTTCTTCAACGGCGTGACGTCGTCCTACGCAGCGACGGACGAGATGCACGACGCAGCCGCCTGGGCCGCTGTGCCGGAGGCACGCCGTCGCGAGGGCCGCGGCATCGAGGTCGGCCACATCTTCTACTTCGGCACCAAATATTCCGCCGCGATGGGGCTGTCTCTGGCCGGGCCCGAGGGCACCACCATCATCCCGGAGATGGGTTCCTACGGCATCGGCGTCTCCCGCCTGGTCGGCGCGCTGATCGAGGCCAACCACGACGAGGCCGGCATCAAATGGCCCGACGCCGTCGCCCCCTGGGCCGCCGCGGTGCTGAACCTGCGCCAGGGCGATGCGGCGACGGATGCGATGTGCGAGGACCTCTATGCGCGCCTCGGCGATGCGGCGGTCTACGACGACCGCGGGTCACGCGCGGGCGAAAAATTCGCTGATGCCGACCTGATGGGCTTCCCCTGGCAGGCCATCATCGGTCCGCGCGGGGCCGCGGCGGGGCGCGTCGAGCTGAAGCGCCGCGCCAGCGGCGAACGGGCGGAGGTCAGCCTCGAGGACGCGGTGGCGCGCATCCTCGGCTGA